Proteins encoded by one window of Anas platyrhynchos isolate ZD024472 breed Pekin duck chromosome 14, IASCAAS_PekinDuck_T2T, whole genome shotgun sequence:
- the ATOX1 gene encoding copper transport protein ATOX1 translates to MPKHEFFVDMTCEGCSNAVTRVLHRLGGVQFDIDLPNKKVYIDSEHNVDTLLETLKKTGKSASYLGEKSAQ, encoded by the exons ATGCCG AAGCACGAGTTCTTCGTGGACATGACCTGTGAGGGCTGCTCCAATGCGGTCACCCGTGTCCTGCACAGGCTGGGAG GTGTCCAGTTCGATATTGACCTGCCCAACAAGAAGGTGTACATCGACTCAGAGCACAACGTTGACACCCTCTTGGAAACTCTAAAGAAGACTGGAAAGAGCGCGTCCTACCTGGGGGAGAAATCCGCACAGTAA